One window from the genome of Diospyros lotus cultivar Yz01 chromosome 11, ASM1463336v1, whole genome shotgun sequence encodes:
- the LOC127813089 gene encoding ABC transporter G family member 32-like isoform X3, with protein sequence MQFPKVEVRFQDLRVDAHVHVGSRALPTIPNFILNMAEAFLGQLRIFPHRRKKLSVINNINGIIRPSRLTLLLGPPSSGKTTLLLALAGRPGPGLQMSGRITYNGHDLKEFVPQRTSAYVSQQDWHIAEMTVRETLEFSGRCQGVGFKHDMLLELLKRERESKIVPDEDLDIFIKALALGEEKTSLVVEYIMKILGLDICADTLVGDEMLKGISGGQKKRLTTGELLVGPSRVLFMDEISTGLDSSTTHQIIKYLRYATHALDGTTVVSLLQPDPETYELFDDIILLSEGQIVYQGPREAALGFFACMGFQCPDRKNAADFLQEVLSEKDQEQYWFSDRHYQYITVAKFAEAFNKFWVGNALSQDLAVPFDRRYNHPAALSTSSYGVSRSELLKISFSWQMLLIKRNAPVYIFKFIQLFFIIVIMTTVFFRTTMHHNTLVDGGIYLGALYFAMVMILFNGFMEVPMLIAKLPVLYKHRDLQFYPCWVYTLPSWILSIPFSFLESAIWAAATYYAVGFDPQITRCLRQFMVYFFLHQMSIALFRVMASLGRNMVVANTFGSFALLVVMALGGFILSRDSIPSWWIWGYWVSPLMYAQNAASVNEFLGHSWDKKAGNYTTLPLGEMLLEARSLFPESYWFWIGMGALLGYTILLNILFTLSLTYLNPLGSHQAVVCKSDLDDKGKRGEEERAIVELQEFLTHSHSYSGRGIKTQRGMVLPFQPLSMSFRNLNYYVDVPGELKKQGIIADRLQLLVNVTGAFRPGVLTALVGVSGAGKTTLMDVLAGRKTGGIIEGNIYISGYPKKQETFARVSGYCEQNDVHSPCLTVHESLVFSAWLRLPSHVDLKIQKKFVDEIMELVELTPLGKALVGLPGVDGLSTEQRKRLTIAIELVANPSIVFMDEPTSGLDARSAAIVMRTVRNIVNTGRTIVCTIHQPSIDIFESFDELLLMKSGGKLVYAGPLGTRSRNLIQYFEAVQGVPKIRPGYNPATWILEVTSPAEEIRLGIDFADIYHRSCLFQKNKEIVEELSNPNRDEKDLSFPSKYSLPYISQFLTCLWKQNLSYWRNPQYTAVRFFYTVIISLMFGTICWRFGSKRDTQQDIFNAMGSMYSAVLFIGITNATAVQPVVYVERFVSYRERAAGMYSAVPFALAQVVIEFPYVFVQSVIYSSIFYFMASFQWNPFKFMWYLYFMYFTLLYFTFFGMMTIAVTPNHNVAAILAAPFYMMWNLFSGFMIPHMRIPIWWRWYYWASPIAWSLYGLLTSQYGDIEETVKLSDGVQTMQVKKLLEDQFGYRHDFLGIAAAVVVGFCLLFAAAFAVAIRSFNFQRR encoded by the exons ATGCAATTCCCAAAAGTTGAGGTTCGATTCCAAGACCTGAGAGTGGACGCTCATGTCCATGTTGGAAGTAGAGCACTGCCCACGATTCCCAATTTCATTTTGAACATGGCTGAA GCCTTTCTGGGACAATTAAGGATTTTTCCGCACAGAAGAAAGAAGCTATCAGTTATAAACAACATCAATGGTATTATTAGGCCTTCTAG ATTGACCCTTCTTTTAGGTCCTCCAAGTTCTGGTAAGACAACATTGCTTTTGGCCCTTGCTGGACGTCCTGGACCAGGTCTGCAG ATGTCGGGCAGAATTACCTATAATGGACACGATTTAAAGGAGTTTGTTCCCCAAAGGACTTCTGCTTATGTCAGCCAGCAGGACTGGCATATAGCAGAGATGACAGTTAGAGAGACTCTCGAGTTCTCAGGACGCTGCCAAGGTGTTGGATTTAAGCATG ATATGCTCTTGGAGCTTCTgaaaagagagagggaaagcAAAATAGTACCTGATGAAGATCTTGATATATTCATCAAG GCATTAGCACTTGGAGAAGAGAAGACGAGTCTTGTTGTTGAGTATATAATGAAG ATTTTAGGGTTAGATATTTGTGCGGACACATTGGTGGGGGATGAAATGCTTAAAGGAATCTCAGGGGGCCAAAAGAAGAGGCTTACTACTG GTGAATTGCTAGTTGGTCCATCTAGAGTGCTTTTCATGGATGAGATATCAACTGGACTTGATAGCTCAACAACCcatcaaataatcaaatatcttAGATATGCAACTCATGCTCTTGATGGGACTACAGTTGTCTCCCTTCTACAACCAGATCCTGAGACTTATGAGCTGTTTGATGATATTATTCTTTTGAGTGAGGGTCAGATCGTCTATCAGGGACCTCGTGAAGCTGCTCTTGGATTCTTTGCATGTATGGGGTTCCAGTGTCCAGATAGGAAAAATGCCGCAGATTTTTTGCAAGAA GTTTTGTCAGAAAAAGATCAAGAGCAGTATTGGTTTTCTGATAGACATTACCAGTATATTACCGTGGCAAAGTTTGCTGAagcttttaataaattttgggTTGGAAATGCTTTGTCTCAAGATCTGGCTGTTCCTTTTGATAGACGTTATAATCATCCCGCAGCTCTGTCAACTTCTAGTTATGGTGTGAGCAGATCAGAGCTTCTGAAGATCAGTTTTTCCTGGCAGATGCTGCTGATCAAACGGAATGCACCagtctatatttttaaatttatacag cttttttttattattgttatcatGACAACAGTATTTTTCCGGACAACAATGCATCATAATACATTGGTTGATGGAGGAATCTATCTTGGCGCACTCTACTTTGCAATGGTCATGATTCTTTTCAATGGGTTCATGGAGGTCCCAATGTTGATAGCAAAACTTCCTGTTCTTTATAAACACAGGGATTTGCAGTTCTATCCATGCTGGGTTTATACTCTTCCTTCATGGATTTTGAgcattccattttcttttctggaGTCTGCTATCTGGGCGGCAGCTACATATTATGCAGTTGGTTTTGATCCCCAAATAACTAG GTGCCTCCGCCAGTTTATGGTATACTTCTTTCTGCACCAGATGTCAATCGCTCTTTTCCGTGTGATGGCTTCCCTTGGCCGCAACATGGTAGTTGCCAATACCTTTGGATCATTTGCCCTGCTGGTTGTCATGGCTCTTGGAGGATTTATACTTTCAAGAG ACAGCATCCCATCTTGGTGGATATGGGGTTATTGGGTTTCCCCTTTGATGTATGCTCAAAATGCAGCATCTGTGAATGAATTTCTGGGGCACTCATGGGACAAG AAAGCAGGGAACTACACAACTTTGCCTTTGGGTGAGATGCTACTGGAAGCCCGAAGTTTATTTCCAGAGAGCTATTGGTTTTGGATTGGCATGGGTGCTTTGCTTGGTTATACAATATTGTTAAATATCCTCTTCACACTTTCTTTGACTTACCTCAACC CCCTTGGAAGTCATCAAGCTGTTGTTTGTAAGAGTGACCTGGATGACAAAGGGAAGAGGGGTGAGGAGGAACGCGCAATTGTTGAGCTACAAGAATTTTTGACACATTCGCACTCATATTCTG GAAGAGGCATTAAAACGCAGAGAGGCATGGTTCTTCCATTTCAACCTCTTTCCATGTCATTCAGAAATCTTAATTATTATGTCGATGTCCCTGGG GAGTTAAAGAAGCAAGGCATAATAGCAGACAGGCTACAGTTGTTAGTCAATGTTACAGGAGCATTTCGGCCAGGTGTGCTTACAGCTTTGGTTGGTGTCAGTGGGGCAGGTAAGACTACTCTAATGGATGTTCTAGCTGGTCGAAAAACTGGGGGTATAATTGAAGGGAACATATATATTTCTGGTTACCCCAAAAAGCAAGAAACATTTGCTAGAGTTTCTGGGTATTGTGAACAGAATGATGTTCATTCCCCATGCTTGACTGTTCACGAGTCACTTGTTTTTTCGGCTTGGCTGCGGTTACCTTCTCATGTTGACTTGAAAATACAAAAG AAGTTTGTGGATGAGATAATGGAACTTGTTGAGCTCACTCCATTAGGTAAAGCTTTAGTTGGTTTACCTGGTGTGGATGGTTTATCAACAGAGCAAAGAAAAAGACTGACAATTGCCATTGAGCTTGTTGCCAACCCTTCCATTGTGTTCATGGATGAACCTACTTCAGGATTGGATGCCAGGTCTGCTGCTATAGTCATGAGAACAGTGAGGAATATTGTCAACACTGGACGGACGATTGTTTGTACTATTCATCAGCCCAGCATTGATATCTTCGAATCCTTCGATGAG CTTCTACTTATGAAATCTGGAGGGAAGCTTGTCTATGCTGGTCCATTAGGTACCAGATCTCGTAACCTGATTCAATATTTCGAG GCAGTTCAAGGAGTCCCAAAGATCAGACCTGGTTACAATCCTGCCACATGGATTCTAGAGGTCACTTCTCCAGCAGAAGAAATTCGGCTAGGGATCGATTTTGCAGACATTTATCATAGATCATGCTTATTTCA gaaaaacaaagaaatagtTGAAGAGTTAAGCAACCCAAATAGGGATGAAAAAGACCTAAGCTTCCCATCAAAATATTCTCTGCCATATATCTCTCAGTTTCTAACGTGTCTATGGAAGCAAAACCTTTCATACTGGAGAAATCCCCAATACACTGCTGTCCGATTCTTCTACACTGTTATCATATCATTGATGTTTGGAACAATATGCTGGAGATTTGGTTCTAAAAG GGATACCCAACAGGATATATTTAATGCCATGGGATCCATGTATTCGGCAGTCCTATTTATTGGAATCACAAATGCCACTGCTGTGCAACCTGTTGTCTATGTTGAAAGGTTCGTTTCATACCGAGAAAGAGCAGCAGGGATGTATTCAGCTGTCCCATTTGCACTTGCACAG GTTGTCATCGAGTTCCCTTATGTGTTTGTACAATCAGTGATCTACAGCTCTATTTTCTACTTCATGGCCTCATTCCAGTGGAACCCTTTCAAGTTTATGTGGTATTTATACTTCATGTACTTCACCTTGTTATACTTCACCTTCTTTGGAATGATGACTATTGCTGTCACACCCAATCACAATGTCGCTGCAATACTTGCTGCTCCCTTTTATATGATGTGGAACCTTTTCAGTGGATTCATGATCCCTCACATG AGGATCCCTATTTGGTGGAGATGGTATTACTGGGCAAGTCCAATAGCCTGGAGTTTGTATGGCCTGCTGACATCCCAATACGGGGACATTGAAGAAACAGTGAAACTCTCGGATGGAGTTCAGACAATGCAGGTAAAGAAGTTACTCGAGGATCAGTTCGGGTATAGACATGATTTCTTGGGCATTGCTGCTGCTGTTGTGGTTGGTTTCTGCTTGCTATTTGCAGCTGCCTTTGCAGTTGCAATCAGATCCTTCAACTTCCAGAGGAGATGA
- the LOC127813089 gene encoding ABC transporter G family member 32-like isoform X5, translating to MWNPSASALFPRRGENSAEEDEEALRWAALQRSPVYVQARTSFFRNVTGEVSLVDVCKLQDQEQKLVLDKLVAAVNEDVGMFFNRIRQRFNAVDMQFPKVEVRFQDLRVDAHVHVGSRALPTIPNFILNMAEAFLGQLRIFPHRRKKLSVINNINGIIRPSRLTLLLGPPSSGKTTLLLALAGRPGPGLQMSGRITYNGHDLKEFVPQRTSAYVSQQDWHIAEMTVRETLEFSGRCQGVGFKHDMLLELLKRERESKIVPDEDLDIFIKALALGEEKTSLVVEYIMKILGLDICADTLVGDEMLKGISGGQKKRLTTGELLVGPSRVLFMDEISTGLDSSTTHQIIKYLRYATHALDGTTVVSLLQPDPETYELFDDIILLSEGQIVYQGPREAALGFFACMGFQCPDRKNAADFLQEVLSEKDQEQYWFSDRHYQYITVAKFAEAFNKFWVGNALSQDLAVPFDRRYNHPAALSTSSYGVSRSELLKISFSWQMLLIKRNAPVYIFKFIQLFFIIVIMTTVFFRTTMHHNTLVDGGIYLGALYFAMVMILFNGFMEVPMLIAKLPVLYKHRDLQFYPCWVYTLPSWILSIPFSFLESAIWAAATYYAVGFDPQITRCLRQFMVYFFLHQMSIALFRVMASLGRNMVVANTFGSFALLVVMALGGFILSRDSIPSWWIWGYWVSPLMYAQNAASVNEFLGHSWDKKAGNYTTLPLGEMLLEARSLFPESYWFWIGMGALLGYTILLNILFTLSLTYLNPLGSHQAVVCKSDLDDKGKRGEEERAIVELQEFLTHSHSYSGRGIKTQRGMVLPFQPLSMSFRNLNYYVDVPGELKKQGIIADRLQLLVNVTGAFRPGVLTALVGVSGAGKTTLMDVLAGRKTGGIIEGNIYISGYPKKQETFARVSGYCEQNDVHSPCLTVHESLVFSAWLRLPSHVDLKIQKKFVDEIMELVELTPLGKALVGLPGVDGLSTEQRKRLTIAIELVANPSIVFMDEPTSGLDARSAAIVMRTVRNIVNTGRTIVCTIHQPSIDIFESFDELLLMKSGGKLVYAGPLGTRSRNLIQYFEFKESQRSDLVTILPHGF from the exons ATGTGGAACCCCTCGGCCAGCGCGTTGTTTCCGAGAAGAGGCGAAAACTCGGCCGAAGAGGACGAAGAGGCTCTCCGGTGGGCGGCGCTGCAGAGATCTCCGGTGTACGTTCAGGCTCGGACCTCGTTTTTCCGGAACGTCACCGGGGAGGTGTCACTGGTGGATGTTTGCAAGCTTCAAGATCAGGAGCAGAAGCTTGTGTTAGATAAGTTGGTCGCTGCTGTTAATGAAGATGTGGGGATGTTCTTCAATAGGATCAGGCAGAGATTCAATGC AGTTGATATGCAATTCCCAAAAGTTGAGGTTCGATTCCAAGACCTGAGAGTGGACGCTCATGTCCATGTTGGAAGTAGAGCACTGCCCACGATTCCCAATTTCATTTTGAACATGGCTGAA GCCTTTCTGGGACAATTAAGGATTTTTCCGCACAGAAGAAAGAAGCTATCAGTTATAAACAACATCAATGGTATTATTAGGCCTTCTAG ATTGACCCTTCTTTTAGGTCCTCCAAGTTCTGGTAAGACAACATTGCTTTTGGCCCTTGCTGGACGTCCTGGACCAGGTCTGCAG ATGTCGGGCAGAATTACCTATAATGGACACGATTTAAAGGAGTTTGTTCCCCAAAGGACTTCTGCTTATGTCAGCCAGCAGGACTGGCATATAGCAGAGATGACAGTTAGAGAGACTCTCGAGTTCTCAGGACGCTGCCAAGGTGTTGGATTTAAGCATG ATATGCTCTTGGAGCTTCTgaaaagagagagggaaagcAAAATAGTACCTGATGAAGATCTTGATATATTCATCAAG GCATTAGCACTTGGAGAAGAGAAGACGAGTCTTGTTGTTGAGTATATAATGAAG ATTTTAGGGTTAGATATTTGTGCGGACACATTGGTGGGGGATGAAATGCTTAAAGGAATCTCAGGGGGCCAAAAGAAGAGGCTTACTACTG GTGAATTGCTAGTTGGTCCATCTAGAGTGCTTTTCATGGATGAGATATCAACTGGACTTGATAGCTCAACAACCcatcaaataatcaaatatcttAGATATGCAACTCATGCTCTTGATGGGACTACAGTTGTCTCCCTTCTACAACCAGATCCTGAGACTTATGAGCTGTTTGATGATATTATTCTTTTGAGTGAGGGTCAGATCGTCTATCAGGGACCTCGTGAAGCTGCTCTTGGATTCTTTGCATGTATGGGGTTCCAGTGTCCAGATAGGAAAAATGCCGCAGATTTTTTGCAAGAA GTTTTGTCAGAAAAAGATCAAGAGCAGTATTGGTTTTCTGATAGACATTACCAGTATATTACCGTGGCAAAGTTTGCTGAagcttttaataaattttgggTTGGAAATGCTTTGTCTCAAGATCTGGCTGTTCCTTTTGATAGACGTTATAATCATCCCGCAGCTCTGTCAACTTCTAGTTATGGTGTGAGCAGATCAGAGCTTCTGAAGATCAGTTTTTCCTGGCAGATGCTGCTGATCAAACGGAATGCACCagtctatatttttaaatttatacag cttttttttattattgttatcatGACAACAGTATTTTTCCGGACAACAATGCATCATAATACATTGGTTGATGGAGGAATCTATCTTGGCGCACTCTACTTTGCAATGGTCATGATTCTTTTCAATGGGTTCATGGAGGTCCCAATGTTGATAGCAAAACTTCCTGTTCTTTATAAACACAGGGATTTGCAGTTCTATCCATGCTGGGTTTATACTCTTCCTTCATGGATTTTGAgcattccattttcttttctggaGTCTGCTATCTGGGCGGCAGCTACATATTATGCAGTTGGTTTTGATCCCCAAATAACTAG GTGCCTCCGCCAGTTTATGGTATACTTCTTTCTGCACCAGATGTCAATCGCTCTTTTCCGTGTGATGGCTTCCCTTGGCCGCAACATGGTAGTTGCCAATACCTTTGGATCATTTGCCCTGCTGGTTGTCATGGCTCTTGGAGGATTTATACTTTCAAGAG ACAGCATCCCATCTTGGTGGATATGGGGTTATTGGGTTTCCCCTTTGATGTATGCTCAAAATGCAGCATCTGTGAATGAATTTCTGGGGCACTCATGGGACAAG AAAGCAGGGAACTACACAACTTTGCCTTTGGGTGAGATGCTACTGGAAGCCCGAAGTTTATTTCCAGAGAGCTATTGGTTTTGGATTGGCATGGGTGCTTTGCTTGGTTATACAATATTGTTAAATATCCTCTTCACACTTTCTTTGACTTACCTCAACC CCCTTGGAAGTCATCAAGCTGTTGTTTGTAAGAGTGACCTGGATGACAAAGGGAAGAGGGGTGAGGAGGAACGCGCAATTGTTGAGCTACAAGAATTTTTGACACATTCGCACTCATATTCTG GAAGAGGCATTAAAACGCAGAGAGGCATGGTTCTTCCATTTCAACCTCTTTCCATGTCATTCAGAAATCTTAATTATTATGTCGATGTCCCTGGG GAGTTAAAGAAGCAAGGCATAATAGCAGACAGGCTACAGTTGTTAGTCAATGTTACAGGAGCATTTCGGCCAGGTGTGCTTACAGCTTTGGTTGGTGTCAGTGGGGCAGGTAAGACTACTCTAATGGATGTTCTAGCTGGTCGAAAAACTGGGGGTATAATTGAAGGGAACATATATATTTCTGGTTACCCCAAAAAGCAAGAAACATTTGCTAGAGTTTCTGGGTATTGTGAACAGAATGATGTTCATTCCCCATGCTTGACTGTTCACGAGTCACTTGTTTTTTCGGCTTGGCTGCGGTTACCTTCTCATGTTGACTTGAAAATACAAAAG AAGTTTGTGGATGAGATAATGGAACTTGTTGAGCTCACTCCATTAGGTAAAGCTTTAGTTGGTTTACCTGGTGTGGATGGTTTATCAACAGAGCAAAGAAAAAGACTGACAATTGCCATTGAGCTTGTTGCCAACCCTTCCATTGTGTTCATGGATGAACCTACTTCAGGATTGGATGCCAGGTCTGCTGCTATAGTCATGAGAACAGTGAGGAATATTGTCAACACTGGACGGACGATTGTTTGTACTATTCATCAGCCCAGCATTGATATCTTCGAATCCTTCGATGAG CTTCTACTTATGAAATCTGGAGGGAAGCTTGTCTATGCTGGTCCATTAGGTACCAGATCTCGTAACCTGATTCAATATTTCGAG TTCAAGGAGTCCCAAAGATCAGACCTGGTTACAATCCTGCCACATGGATTCTAG
- the LOC127813089 gene encoding ABC transporter G family member 32-like isoform X4, producing MSGRITYNGHDLKEFVPQRTSAYVSQQDWHIAEMTVRETLEFSGRCQGVGFKHDMLLELLKRERESKIVPDEDLDIFIKALALGEEKTSLVVEYIMKILGLDICADTLVGDEMLKGISGGQKKRLTTGELLVGPSRVLFMDEISTGLDSSTTHQIIKYLRYATHALDGTTVVSLLQPDPETYELFDDIILLSEGQIVYQGPREAALGFFACMGFQCPDRKNAADFLQEVLSEKDQEQYWFSDRHYQYITVAKFAEAFNKFWVGNALSQDLAVPFDRRYNHPAALSTSSYGVSRSELLKISFSWQMLLIKRNAPVYIFKFIQLFFIIVIMTTVFFRTTMHHNTLVDGGIYLGALYFAMVMILFNGFMEVPMLIAKLPVLYKHRDLQFYPCWVYTLPSWILSIPFSFLESAIWAAATYYAVGFDPQITRCLRQFMVYFFLHQMSIALFRVMASLGRNMVVANTFGSFALLVVMALGGFILSRDSIPSWWIWGYWVSPLMYAQNAASVNEFLGHSWDKKAGNYTTLPLGEMLLEARSLFPESYWFWIGMGALLGYTILLNILFTLSLTYLNPLGSHQAVVCKSDLDDKGKRGEEERAIVELQEFLTHSHSYSGRGIKTQRGMVLPFQPLSMSFRNLNYYVDVPGELKKQGIIADRLQLLVNVTGAFRPGVLTALVGVSGAGKTTLMDVLAGRKTGGIIEGNIYISGYPKKQETFARVSGYCEQNDVHSPCLTVHESLVFSAWLRLPSHVDLKIQKKFVDEIMELVELTPLGKALVGLPGVDGLSTEQRKRLTIAIELVANPSIVFMDEPTSGLDARSAAIVMRTVRNIVNTGRTIVCTIHQPSIDIFESFDELLLMKSGGKLVYAGPLGTRSRNLIQYFEAVQGVPKIRPGYNPATWILEVTSPAEEIRLGIDFADIYHRSCLFQKNKEIVEELSNPNRDEKDLSFPSKYSLPYISQFLTCLWKQNLSYWRNPQYTAVRFFYTVIISLMFGTICWRFGSKRDTQQDIFNAMGSMYSAVLFIGITNATAVQPVVYVERFVSYRERAAGMYSAVPFALAQVVIEFPYVFVQSVIYSSIFYFMASFQWNPFKFMWYLYFMYFTLLYFTFFGMMTIAVTPNHNVAAILAAPFYMMWNLFSGFMIPHMRIPIWWRWYYWASPIAWSLYGLLTSQYGDIEETVKLSDGVQTMQVKKLLEDQFGYRHDFLGIAAAVVVGFCLLFAAAFAVAIRSFNFQRR from the exons ATGTCGGGCAGAATTACCTATAATGGACACGATTTAAAGGAGTTTGTTCCCCAAAGGACTTCTGCTTATGTCAGCCAGCAGGACTGGCATATAGCAGAGATGACAGTTAGAGAGACTCTCGAGTTCTCAGGACGCTGCCAAGGTGTTGGATTTAAGCATG ATATGCTCTTGGAGCTTCTgaaaagagagagggaaagcAAAATAGTACCTGATGAAGATCTTGATATATTCATCAAG GCATTAGCACTTGGAGAAGAGAAGACGAGTCTTGTTGTTGAGTATATAATGAAG ATTTTAGGGTTAGATATTTGTGCGGACACATTGGTGGGGGATGAAATGCTTAAAGGAATCTCAGGGGGCCAAAAGAAGAGGCTTACTACTG GTGAATTGCTAGTTGGTCCATCTAGAGTGCTTTTCATGGATGAGATATCAACTGGACTTGATAGCTCAACAACCcatcaaataatcaaatatcttAGATATGCAACTCATGCTCTTGATGGGACTACAGTTGTCTCCCTTCTACAACCAGATCCTGAGACTTATGAGCTGTTTGATGATATTATTCTTTTGAGTGAGGGTCAGATCGTCTATCAGGGACCTCGTGAAGCTGCTCTTGGATTCTTTGCATGTATGGGGTTCCAGTGTCCAGATAGGAAAAATGCCGCAGATTTTTTGCAAGAA GTTTTGTCAGAAAAAGATCAAGAGCAGTATTGGTTTTCTGATAGACATTACCAGTATATTACCGTGGCAAAGTTTGCTGAagcttttaataaattttgggTTGGAAATGCTTTGTCTCAAGATCTGGCTGTTCCTTTTGATAGACGTTATAATCATCCCGCAGCTCTGTCAACTTCTAGTTATGGTGTGAGCAGATCAGAGCTTCTGAAGATCAGTTTTTCCTGGCAGATGCTGCTGATCAAACGGAATGCACCagtctatatttttaaatttatacag cttttttttattattgttatcatGACAACAGTATTTTTCCGGACAACAATGCATCATAATACATTGGTTGATGGAGGAATCTATCTTGGCGCACTCTACTTTGCAATGGTCATGATTCTTTTCAATGGGTTCATGGAGGTCCCAATGTTGATAGCAAAACTTCCTGTTCTTTATAAACACAGGGATTTGCAGTTCTATCCATGCTGGGTTTATACTCTTCCTTCATGGATTTTGAgcattccattttcttttctggaGTCTGCTATCTGGGCGGCAGCTACATATTATGCAGTTGGTTTTGATCCCCAAATAACTAG GTGCCTCCGCCAGTTTATGGTATACTTCTTTCTGCACCAGATGTCAATCGCTCTTTTCCGTGTGATGGCTTCCCTTGGCCGCAACATGGTAGTTGCCAATACCTTTGGATCATTTGCCCTGCTGGTTGTCATGGCTCTTGGAGGATTTATACTTTCAAGAG ACAGCATCCCATCTTGGTGGATATGGGGTTATTGGGTTTCCCCTTTGATGTATGCTCAAAATGCAGCATCTGTGAATGAATTTCTGGGGCACTCATGGGACAAG AAAGCAGGGAACTACACAACTTTGCCTTTGGGTGAGATGCTACTGGAAGCCCGAAGTTTATTTCCAGAGAGCTATTGGTTTTGGATTGGCATGGGTGCTTTGCTTGGTTATACAATATTGTTAAATATCCTCTTCACACTTTCTTTGACTTACCTCAACC CCCTTGGAAGTCATCAAGCTGTTGTTTGTAAGAGTGACCTGGATGACAAAGGGAAGAGGGGTGAGGAGGAACGCGCAATTGTTGAGCTACAAGAATTTTTGACACATTCGCACTCATATTCTG GAAGAGGCATTAAAACGCAGAGAGGCATGGTTCTTCCATTTCAACCTCTTTCCATGTCATTCAGAAATCTTAATTATTATGTCGATGTCCCTGGG GAGTTAAAGAAGCAAGGCATAATAGCAGACAGGCTACAGTTGTTAGTCAATGTTACAGGAGCATTTCGGCCAGGTGTGCTTACAGCTTTGGTTGGTGTCAGTGGGGCAGGTAAGACTACTCTAATGGATGTTCTAGCTGGTCGAAAAACTGGGGGTATAATTGAAGGGAACATATATATTTCTGGTTACCCCAAAAAGCAAGAAACATTTGCTAGAGTTTCTGGGTATTGTGAACAGAATGATGTTCATTCCCCATGCTTGACTGTTCACGAGTCACTTGTTTTTTCGGCTTGGCTGCGGTTACCTTCTCATGTTGACTTGAAAATACAAAAG AAGTTTGTGGATGAGATAATGGAACTTGTTGAGCTCACTCCATTAGGTAAAGCTTTAGTTGGTTTACCTGGTGTGGATGGTTTATCAACAGAGCAAAGAAAAAGACTGACAATTGCCATTGAGCTTGTTGCCAACCCTTCCATTGTGTTCATGGATGAACCTACTTCAGGATTGGATGCCAGGTCTGCTGCTATAGTCATGAGAACAGTGAGGAATATTGTCAACACTGGACGGACGATTGTTTGTACTATTCATCAGCCCAGCATTGATATCTTCGAATCCTTCGATGAG CTTCTACTTATGAAATCTGGAGGGAAGCTTGTCTATGCTGGTCCATTAGGTACCAGATCTCGTAACCTGATTCAATATTTCGAG GCAGTTCAAGGAGTCCCAAAGATCAGACCTGGTTACAATCCTGCCACATGGATTCTAGAGGTCACTTCTCCAGCAGAAGAAATTCGGCTAGGGATCGATTTTGCAGACATTTATCATAGATCATGCTTATTTCA gaaaaacaaagaaatagtTGAAGAGTTAAGCAACCCAAATAGGGATGAAAAAGACCTAAGCTTCCCATCAAAATATTCTCTGCCATATATCTCTCAGTTTCTAACGTGTCTATGGAAGCAAAACCTTTCATACTGGAGAAATCCCCAATACACTGCTGTCCGATTCTTCTACACTGTTATCATATCATTGATGTTTGGAACAATATGCTGGAGATTTGGTTCTAAAAG GGATACCCAACAGGATATATTTAATGCCATGGGATCCATGTATTCGGCAGTCCTATTTATTGGAATCACAAATGCCACTGCTGTGCAACCTGTTGTCTATGTTGAAAGGTTCGTTTCATACCGAGAAAGAGCAGCAGGGATGTATTCAGCTGTCCCATTTGCACTTGCACAG GTTGTCATCGAGTTCCCTTATGTGTTTGTACAATCAGTGATCTACAGCTCTATTTTCTACTTCATGGCCTCATTCCAGTGGAACCCTTTCAAGTTTATGTGGTATTTATACTTCATGTACTTCACCTTGTTATACTTCACCTTCTTTGGAATGATGACTATTGCTGTCACACCCAATCACAATGTCGCTGCAATACTTGCTGCTCCCTTTTATATGATGTGGAACCTTTTCAGTGGATTCATGATCCCTCACATG AGGATCCCTATTTGGTGGAGATGGTATTACTGGGCAAGTCCAATAGCCTGGAGTTTGTATGGCCTGCTGACATCCCAATACGGGGACATTGAAGAAACAGTGAAACTCTCGGATGGAGTTCAGACAATGCAGGTAAAGAAGTTACTCGAGGATCAGTTCGGGTATAGACATGATTTCTTGGGCATTGCTGCTGCTGTTGTGGTTGGTTTCTGCTTGCTATTTGCAGCTGCCTTTGCAGTTGCAATCAGATCCTTCAACTTCCAGAGGAGATGA